CGCCTATCGTCTGGTCCCCCGGGCGGGGCTGGATGGCTGACGATCCCCCTGTCGCCGAACCCAGGGCTCAGGGGGGTCGCCACGACCCCCCTGAGCCCTGGGTTCGACGACAGGGGGATCGTCACCCATCCAGCCCTGCCCGGGGGACCAGACGATAGGCGTCATAGACGCCCTCGATGCCGCGCAGCGCGTCGATGAGACGATCGACCTGTCCAGGGTCGGAGAGCTCCACCTCGTACCGCAGGACAGCCGTTCGATCTTTGCTCGTCGTCGATGAGGAGGCCCGAATGTCACCACCGATGTCGGAGATCCGTTCGGTGACGTCGCGTAGCAACCGGGGACGGTCGAGAGCTTCGATCTGGATCCACACCGAGAAACGGCCGACTCTCTCAGGAGCCCAACTGACATCGATCATCCGTTCTTTCCCCAGTGACGCGATATTCGTGCAGTCCGAGCGATGCACGGACACGCCTCGTCCGACGGTGACGAATCCGACGATGTCATCTCCGGGCAACGGTGCGCAGCACCGGGCGATACGCACCCATACGTCGTCGAGCCCCTCGACGATCACCCCGACGCCCGTGTCCGGTCTCGGTCTCACCGGCGGAGGTTCGGGAACCGCCAATTCCACAGCTTCTTCTTCTTCGGGGCGGGCAAGACGCAGAAGACGTGCGACCACGGTCGATCCGGACACGGTTCCCTCGCCCACGGCCACAAACAGTGACTCTATGTCTCGCTGCCCCAGGCGCTCGGCCACGGAGGCGAGAAGCTCGTCCCTACGCTTGGCGTGCAGTCCAAGACCCTCCTTGCGCAAGAGCGAGAGGACCGCCTCGCGCCCATCGGTCAGCGCCGCTCCTCGGCGTTCCTTGCCGAACCACTGTCGAATCTTCGCCCGTGCCCTGGACGTGCGAACGAAAGCCAGCCAGTCTCTGCTGGGCCCCGCATCCTGGGCTTTCGATGTGACGATCTCCACGATGTCACCGGACTCGAGCTTGGTGTCGAGCGGTACGAGCCGTCCGTTCACCTTGGCGCCGATGCACCGATGCCCTACCTCCGTGTGAACCCTGTATGCGAAGTCGACAGGTGTCGCACCCTTCGGCAGCGTTTTCACGTCTCCCTTGGGGGTGAGCACGAACACCTCGTCTTGATACAGGTCGAGTTTGAGCCCTGCGAGAAACTCGTTGGGATCCTCGTATTCGTCCTGCAGGAATCGCAGGTCGGCCATCCACGGGAGCGTGTCTGCC
This genomic stretch from Actinomycetota bacterium harbors:
- a CDS encoding bifunctional (p)ppGpp synthetase/guanosine-3',5'-bis(diphosphate) 3'-pyrophosphohydrolase, which gives rise to MTDPTDEAMDRILSAYAAHHPNGDAEAIRRAYELGRRQHEGQIRQTGDPYITHPVAVTEILAGYGLDTETLCAALLHDTVEDTDLTVEEVREQFGEEVASLIDGVTKLDRIKFGSREEAQAATIRKMVIALARDVRVLLIKLADRLHNLRTIWPFPEEKQQRIARESLDVYAPLAHRLGVQEIKHEMEDRCFAILYPRRNAEIKALLKQRAPQRDAYLGVVIGEVKQLMEDAHIEGEVTGRPKHEYSIYRKMVNSGLPFERIHDLIGIRVIVDDVRGCYAVLGLVHATWPPVHGRFKDYVAMPKFNLYQSLHTTVIGPGGGPLEVQIRTREMHERAEFGIAAHWRYKEGRSADTLPWMADLRFLQDEYEDPNEFLAGLKLDLYQDEVFVLTPKGDVKTLPKGATPVDFAYRVHTEVGHRCIGAKVNGRLVPLDTKLESGDIVEIVTSKAQDAGPSRDWLAFVRTSRARAKIRQWFGKERRGAALTDGREAVLSLLRKEGLGLHAKRRDELLASVAERLGQRDIESLFVAVGEGTVSGSTVVARLLRLARPEEEEAVELAVPEPPPVRPRPDTGVGVIVEGLDDVWVRIARCCAPLPGDDIVGFVTVGRGVSVHRSDCTNIASLGKERMIDVSWAPERVGRFSVWIQIEALDRPRLLRDVTERISDIGGDIRASSSTTSKDRTAVLRYEVELSDPGQVDRLIDALRGIEGVYDAYRLVPRAGLDG